From the Elusimicrobiota bacterium genome, one window contains:
- a CDS encoding proton-conducting transporter membrane subunit, translated as MNLLLIPIVLPLASALLVLLLPEKTKYLKELLTSGVTAVCLLAGVSTLFSALFGQTITLDLPWAGAGLNFTLKADNLSSFLLLSVSFFSFLISIYAFSFENKGGAKWFFFNLLMTQAFAAGAVLSDNLLALLFFWEGLLVFLYTFIALSQKTEAAKRTAKKAFLINAVTDLCLLVGVTIVACISGSMNMTVIASAKLTMNGWAGFAYVLMMIGAVSKAGAFPFHTWIPDAATDSSAPFMAYVPAAVDKLLGIYFLARISVYLFSLNGAMQLVLMTLGAVTILAAVMMAFVQTDYKRLLSYHAVSQAGYMILGIGTLNPIGIAGGLFHMLNNAVYKSCLFMTAGAVEKRTGTNDLSKLGGLFRAMPVTGICFVIAAAAISGIAPLNGFFSKEMIYKGTLSTGYTVFFWAAEVGSFLTLASFLKLGHAAFFGKRAGDLTEVREAPFSNLLPMAILAALCIAFGFGAALPINWLIRPAMYTLNLHTPVLSGFHPDELYWLSLIVILAAVINHIVGYTLSGGRAWKASDHIHNAPLLAGTYALAEKRFFDPYEQAMRAVPFVAAAIYKIDRFFDYLTDALPSSLGGMFSGASSRLHNGSYPLYMALTIAGALVYIFITANYGGIR; from the coding sequence ATGAACCTTTTACTCATACCCATAGTTTTGCCGCTGGCCTCGGCTCTGCTTGTCCTTCTTCTCCCGGAAAAAACAAAATACCTGAAAGAGCTGCTTACTTCCGGAGTAACGGCGGTCTGCCTGCTCGCGGGCGTTTCAACGCTTTTTTCGGCTCTTTTCGGCCAGACCATAACCCTTGATCTGCCCTGGGCCGGCGCGGGCCTTAACTTCACGCTAAAGGCGGACAATTTAAGCTCATTTCTGCTTTTATCCGTTTCATTTTTCTCTTTCCTTATATCTATATACGCTTTCAGCTTTGAGAACAAAGGCGGCGCGAAGTGGTTTTTCTTCAACCTGCTGATGACACAGGCGTTCGCGGCGGGCGCCGTGCTGTCCGATAATCTGCTGGCGCTCCTTTTCTTCTGGGAAGGACTTCTGGTATTCCTTTACACTTTCATCGCCCTCTCACAGAAAACCGAGGCGGCAAAACGCACGGCGAAAAAGGCTTTTCTGATAAACGCCGTAACGGACCTCTGCCTGCTGGTCGGAGTTACCATAGTCGCCTGCATATCCGGCTCGATGAATATGACCGTGATCGCAAGCGCGAAACTTACCATGAACGGCTGGGCGGGATTCGCCTACGTGCTGATGATGATAGGAGCGGTTTCAAAAGCGGGAGCTTTTCCTTTCCATACCTGGATCCCCGACGCCGCCACCGACTCAAGCGCCCCTTTCATGGCTTATGTGCCCGCCGCCGTGGACAAGCTGCTCGGCATTTATTTTCTGGCCCGCATAAGCGTTTACCTGTTCTCCCTTAACGGCGCCATGCAGCTGGTGCTGATGACGCTCGGCGCGGTAACGATACTCGCGGCCGTGATGATGGCTTTCGTGCAGACCGATTACAAGCGCCTGCTCTCTTACCACGCCGTAAGCCAGGCCGGCTATATGATACTCGGGATCGGCACCCTTAACCCCATAGGCATAGCGGGCGGGCTTTTCCACATGCTCAATAATGCCGTTTACAAATCCTGCCTGTTCATGACAGCCGGCGCGGTGGAGAAAAGGACCGGCACCAACGACCTGTCAAAACTGGGCGGGCTCTTCAGAGCCATGCCCGTGACCGGAATTTGTTTCGTAATAGCGGCGGCCGCCATTTCCGGCATAGCCCCCCTGAACGGTTTCTTTTCAAAAGAAATGATCTACAAGGGAACACTCTCCACGGGATACACGGTGTTTTTTTGGGCGGCCGAGGTGGGCTCTTTCCTGACACTGGCCTCTTTCCTTAAACTGGGCCACGCGGCCTTTTTCGGCAAACGGGCCGGCGATCTTACGGAGGTCAGGGAAGCGCCGTTCTCGAACCTGCTGCCCATGGCCATACTTGCGGCTCTGTGCATCGCTTTCGGCTTCGGCGCCGCATTGCCTATAAACTGGCTGATAAGGCCGGCCATGTATACCCTTAACCTGCATACCCCCGTGCTTTCGGGCTTCCACCCCGACGAGCTTTACTGGCTCTCCCTCATAGTTATACTCGCGGCGGTCATCAACCATATTGTCGGCTACACGCTTTCAGGCGGCAGGGCCTGGAAAGCCTCCGACCATATACACAACGCTCCGCTGCTTGCCGGGACCTACGCTCTGGCGGAAAAGCGTTTCTTTGACCCCTACGAGCAGGCGATGCGCGCCGTACCCTTCGTGGCGGCGGCGATCTATAAAATAGACCGCTTTTTTGACTACCTTACCGACGCCCTGCCCTCGAGCCTTGGCGGAATGTTCTCAGGCGCCTCCAGCCGCCTGCACAACGGCTCTTACCCGCTTTATATGGCGCTTACCATAGCCGGCGCGCTTGTTTACATCTTTATAACCGCGAACTACGGAGGGATACGATAA
- a CDS encoding complex I subunit 5 family protein, with protein MERGLLAYILIPLLTAIIIPCAARNKPRLADILANVTLLAGLANLAWLLFTPANIANSFADIPGDGFSLLMVFAVYMVALAVVFFSAFFAGPMPNRQAYYCLIMTSVAAMCGVVTTSDFFTLYIYIEVLAVTSFALITTDDTSAGLEGAIKYFLLTFPASVFIIIGLSLLLLSLGSFSFESVKIFLSSGMSGGAVLFAMGLILLGLLIKAGIVPFHTWTPDAYQGSFSPVSAYLAGIVTKVSGVYAIIRISMLMRFYEGRADALANTLMFLGMLSIVVGAVAALRQKELKRMLAFSSISQLGYIVLAAGLGTPLAVIAAIFHLFNHATFKTVLFLNSASLEYAAGTSDMEKLGGMEHAMPWTSWTSVVALLSTAGIPPLSGFWSKLLIIIALWAGGAKVYAMLALLFSIVTLAYFMVMQKKVFFGKKSEAAEAAKEVSAPMLAPVVLLSAVIVAIGLLFPYFYTYLVETIAKRMIL; from the coding sequence ATGGAAAGAGGTCTGCTTGCTTACATTTTGATCCCGTTATTAACCGCCATCATCATCCCTTGCGCCGCCAGGAATAAACCGCGCCTCGCCGATATTCTGGCCAATGTCACCCTGCTCGCGGGACTCGCCAATCTGGCCTGGCTGCTTTTCACCCCGGCGAACATCGCAAATTCTTTTGCGGATATTCCGGGCGACGGGTTCTCGCTGCTGATGGTATTCGCCGTTTACATGGTGGCTCTCGCCGTGGTTTTCTTTTCAGCGTTCTTCGCCGGCCCTATGCCTAACCGGCAGGCCTATTACTGTCTTATTATGACCTCGGTGGCCGCCATGTGCGGCGTGGTAACGACCTCCGACTTCTTCACGCTGTACATCTACATTGAAGTGCTCGCGGTAACTTCTTTCGCCCTTATTACCACTGACGACACCTCGGCCGGCCTTGAAGGCGCCATAAAATATTTCCTGCTTACGTTCCCGGCTTCGGTCTTCATAATAATAGGGCTTTCCCTGCTGCTCCTGTCTCTGGGCAGCTTTTCATTTGAAAGCGTAAAGATATTTTTGTCCTCCGGCATGTCAGGAGGGGCGGTGCTTTTTGCCATGGGCCTGATACTGCTCGGCTTGCTTATAAAGGCGGGCATTGTCCCGTTCCACACCTGGACGCCCGACGCATACCAGGGCTCTTTCTCACCGGTATCGGCGTATCTGGCCGGCATAGTGACCAAAGTTTCCGGCGTTTACGCCATAATACGTATCTCCATGCTTATGCGGTTTTACGAAGGCAGGGCTGACGCTCTTGCGAACACGCTGATGTTTTTGGGCATGCTTTCAATAGTCGTGGGGGCCGTTGCGGCCCTGCGCCAGAAAGAGCTGAAGCGCATGCTTGCGTTCTCAAGCATCAGCCAGTTGGGCTACATAGTGCTGGCGGCGGGACTCGGCACTCCGCTTGCCGTAATAGCCGCCATCTTTCACCTGTTCAACCACGCCACTTTCAAAACCGTCCTGTTCCTGAACAGCGCCAGCCTTGAGTACGCGGCCGGCACAAGCGACATGGAAAAACTGGGCGGCATGGAACACGCCATGCCCTGGACTTCCTGGACCTCGGTCGTAGCTCTTCTCTCCACGGCGGGCATACCGCCGCTCTCAGGCTTCTGGAGCAAGCTGCTTATTATAATCGCGCTCTGGGCGGGGGGAGCTAAAGTTTACGCCATGCTCGCCCTGCTGTTCAGCATCGTCACGCTTGCCTATTTCATGGTAATGCAGAAGAAAGTTTTCTTCGGCAAAAAGAGCGAGGCCGCCGAAGCCGCAAAAGAAGTTTCCGCCCCGATGCTGGCCCCGGTGGTGCTGCTGAGCGCCGTTATAGTTGCGATCGGGCTGTTATTCCCATACTTCTACACTTACCTGGTTGAAACGATCGCAAAGAGGATGATTTTATGA
- a CDS encoding NADH-quinone oxidoreductase subunit K, giving the protein MTNFFALDWYFIALILFIGLYCMLVSRSLLRQLIGLEIMSKAALLAVISSGALTNNLSLAQAVIITMIVIEVVVVATGLALLAKNFRINKSVDIWDLKGLKG; this is encoded by the coding sequence ATGACCAACTTCTTCGCTCTTGACTGGTATTTTATAGCCCTCATCCTGTTCATAGGGCTTTACTGCATGCTGGTTTCGCGCAGCCTGCTGCGGCAGCTTATCGGCCTTGAGATCATGTCAAAAGCCGCTCTGCTTGCCGTTATTTCGAGCGGAGCTCTTACGAACAATCTCAGCCTCGCGCAGGCCGTCATAATCACCATGATAGTGATCGAAGTGGTGGTGGTGGCGACGGGGCTCGCGCTTCTGGCAAAAAATTTCAGGATAAACAAATCGGTGGATATCTGGGACCTGAAAGGGCTGAAAGGATAA
- the ndhC gene encoding NADH-quinone oxidoreductase subunit A produces MNILLSPPVAFIITLLFIMFVAELLTPLAPAPKTAPGSGKNKPYGCGEEVSEQRVSPDYQGFFPFAIFFTLLHVAALMIATWSFNPISAGIALVVGYLVAIAVILAILFVG; encoded by the coding sequence ATGAACATACTGCTTTCACCGCCGGTGGCGTTTATAATAACCCTGCTGTTCATCATGTTCGTGGCCGAACTGCTTACACCGCTTGCTCCGGCGCCCAAAACCGCGCCCGGTTCCGGCAAGAACAAGCCCTACGGCTGCGGCGAAGAAGTGAGCGAGCAAAGAGTGAGCCCGGACTACCAGGGTTTCTTCCCTTTCGCTATTTTTTTCACGCTGCTGCATGTGGCGGCCCTGATGATAGCCACCTGGAGCTTCAACCCCATTTCCGCCGGGATCGCGCTGGTAGTCGGCTACCTTGTGGCCATAGCGGTTATACTTGCAATACTCTTTGTGGGCTGA
- a CDS encoding NADH-quinone oxidoreductase subunit B family protein, which yields MKTIDKLVLWSRLKSPWILHFNSGACNGCDIEIVDALTPKYDIERFGIVLKSTPRHADVLVVSGPVTLQQVPRLKRIYEQMPEPKFVLAIGACGCSGGVFNGCYSVVPGGLDQVLPVSAYIPGCPVRPEAIIDGVVKLLSSLEN from the coding sequence ATGAAAACCATAGACAAACTCGTACTCTGGTCCAGGCTTAAGTCGCCGTGGATACTGCATTTCAACTCGGGCGCCTGCAACGGCTGCGACATAGAAATAGTGGACGCCCTTACGCCCAAATATGATATTGAGCGCTTCGGCATAGTTTTAAAATCCACGCCCAGGCACGCCGACGTGCTTGTGGTATCGGGGCCGGTCACCCTCCAGCAGGTGCCGCGCCTGAAACGCATCTACGAGCAGATGCCGGAACCTAAATTCGTGCTGGCCATAGGCGCCTGCGGCTGTTCGGGCGGTGTTTTTAACGGGTGTTATTCGGTAGTGCCCGGCGGACTTGACCAGGTGCTGCCCGTTTCGGCGTATATTCCCGGCTGCCCCGTACGGCCCGAGGCCATAATAGACGGCGTGGTGAAACTGCTTTCAAGCCTTGAGAACTGA
- a CDS encoding NADH-quinone oxidoreductase subunit C — protein MSEFIKEEELKKLLEDKFGAGIGAVNIQRARRVWLETAPEKLAGVIEFLKTAGYDHISTITGFDEGENLGAFYHVTDTHIIATVKVKTPLSSPKLPTVTGIFPSAISYERELEDLLGIKIEGLPPGRRYPLSDDFPKDQYPLRKTWKTADFQAAVKAAASKTPEAK, from the coding sequence ATGAGCGAATTTATAAAAGAAGAAGAGCTGAAAAAACTGCTTGAGGACAAATTCGGAGCGGGGATCGGCGCTGTAAATATCCAGCGCGCGCGCAGGGTATGGCTTGAGACCGCGCCTGAAAAACTGGCGGGGGTAATTGAGTTCCTGAAGACCGCGGGCTATGATCATATCTCCACCATAACCGGTTTTGACGAGGGGGAAAACCTGGGCGCTTTTTACCACGTCACCGACACGCATATTATAGCCACTGTAAAAGTTAAAACACCCCTTTCCTCCCCGAAACTTCCCACGGTCACGGGGATATTCCCGAGCGCTATTTCCTATGAGCGGGAGCTTGAGGACCTTCTGGGCATAAAGATCGAGGGACTGCCGCCCGGCAGACGCTACCCTTTGTCCGATGATTTCCCGAAAGACCAGTATCCCCTGCGCAAAACCTGGAAAACCGCGGATTTTCAGGCCGCGGTAAAAGCAGCCGCTTCTAAAACTCCGGAGGCGAAATAA
- a CDS encoding nickel-dependent hydrogenase large subunit has product MSKITIPLGPQHPALKEPENFMLVLEGEQIDKATINLGYNHRGMEKAAEERNFIQNMYLLERVCGICSHSHTTCYVTNVEEAAKAETPERAKAIRVLIGELERVHSHLLWIGVAGYEMGFETLFMYTWRDREQVLDCLELLSGNRVHYSINTIGGVRRDVTPEQKAEVLKRINFLEERTNYYIKVALEEPTIRARTANVGKLPHDVAIERGAVGPTTRASGVKRDVRKDDPYLIYDKLDFNVITSDACDVFGRLVVRALELMESYKLIKQVINYLPEGPITVKVPARIAPAEVVNRYEAPRGEDIHYLKTNGTDKPERLKVRAPTLANLQSVVYMLEGGWLADVPLVIAAIDPCMSCTDRAMVYDRKTDKTRIYDWEDLRKLGIEAYKRRGVDFSRL; this is encoded by the coding sequence ATGTCAAAGATAACCATACCGCTGGGCCCGCAGCACCCCGCCCTTAAAGAGCCGGAAAATTTCATGCTGGTATTGGAAGGCGAGCAGATAGATAAAGCCACCATAAACCTGGGCTACAACCACCGCGGCATGGAAAAAGCGGCGGAGGAACGCAATTTCATACAGAACATGTACCTGCTTGAGCGGGTCTGCGGCATCTGCTCGCATTCCCACACCACCTGCTATGTGACCAACGTGGAAGAAGCGGCCAAGGCCGAAACGCCCGAGAGAGCGAAGGCCATCCGCGTGCTTATAGGCGAGCTTGAGCGCGTTCACAGCCACCTGCTGTGGATAGGCGTCGCGGGCTACGAGATGGGCTTTGAAACGCTTTTCATGTACACCTGGCGCGACCGCGAGCAGGTGCTTGACTGCCTGGAGCTCCTGTCCGGCAACCGGGTGCATTACTCCATAAACACCATCGGCGGCGTGCGCCGCGACGTCACACCGGAACAGAAAGCCGAAGTATTAAAACGGATAAATTTCCTTGAAGAACGCACCAACTATTACATAAAAGTGGCCCTCGAAGAGCCGACGATCAGGGCCAGAACCGCCAATGTGGGCAAACTGCCGCACGATGTGGCCATAGAGCGCGGAGCTGTGGGGCCCACGACCCGGGCCTCGGGTGTCAAACGCGATGTGCGCAAAGACGACCCCTACCTGATATACGACAAGCTGGATTTCAACGTTATTACCTCCGACGCCTGCGATGTTTTCGGCCGCCTGGTGGTCAGGGCGCTTGAGCTGATGGAATCCTACAAGCTCATAAAACAGGTTATAAATTACCTCCCCGAAGGGCCGATAACCGTAAAAGTGCCCGCCAGGATCGCTCCGGCGGAAGTAGTCAACCGCTACGAAGCGCCGCGCGGAGAGGACATCCATTATCTGAAAACCAACGGCACCGATAAACCGGAAAGGCTTAAGGTCAGGGCTCCGACGCTTGCGAACCTCCAGTCCGTAGTCTATATGCTAGAGGGCGGGTGGCTGGCGGATGTGCCGCTTGTGATAGCCGCCATTGACCCCTGCATGTCCTGCACCGACAGGGCGATGGTTTACGACCGGAAAACAGACAAGACGCGCATTTACGACTGGGAAGATCTGCGCAAGCTGGGCATAGAAGCCTACAAGCGCAGGGGCGTTGATTTCAGCAGGCTGTAA
- a CDS encoding NADH-quinone oxidoreductase subunit H: MHTDSLLTSMVYLIIFPGFIFLTAYGLFLQWVDRKLCAAMQNRMGPPWYQTTADLIKLLAKETIIPDACDNAMFRVLPYFAIAAVISALMLIPLWKTESLFMPFQGNMVVVVYLLTIPTVTFFLAGWSSASPYSTVGSMRVLTQLFAYEVPLMLSIIGPAILAGSWNLSEISAFFAGHPALMAAQLIGFLVAILALQGKLERMPFDIPHAKNEIVGGQFTEYSGRLLAYFNLAVDMELVVGAALLSAVFLGGAWGLHGAAGLALFLIKTLAVTFLLALLKVLMARIRIEQMVNFCWKILAPMAMVQILFDIFLKSRIGQLP, encoded by the coding sequence ATGCACACAGATTCTTTACTGACGTCGATGGTTTATCTTATTATTTTCCCCGGCTTTATATTCCTTACGGCCTACGGGCTTTTTTTGCAATGGGTTGACCGAAAGCTCTGCGCCGCGATGCAGAACCGCATGGGCCCGCCCTGGTATCAGACCACGGCCGACCTTATAAAACTGCTGGCCAAGGAGACCATCATCCCCGACGCCTGCGATAACGCGATGTTCAGGGTGCTTCCATATTTCGCGATAGCGGCGGTAATTTCAGCGCTGATGCTTATACCGCTCTGGAAAACGGAATCGCTTTTTATGCCTTTTCAGGGCAACATGGTAGTGGTCGTTTATCTGCTTACCATACCCACGGTCACTTTCTTTTTAGCGGGCTGGAGCTCCGCAAGCCCCTATTCGACCGTGGGCTCCATGCGCGTACTCACCCAGCTGTTCGCCTATGAAGTGCCACTGATGCTCTCGATAATCGGGCCGGCGATACTCGCGGGGTCGTGGAACCTGTCCGAAATCTCGGCGTTTTTCGCGGGGCACCCGGCGCTTATGGCGGCCCAGCTTATAGGCTTTCTGGTAGCGATCCTGGCGCTCCAGGGGAAACTTGAGCGCATGCCTTTTGATATTCCGCACGCCAAAAACGAAATAGTGGGGGGGCAGTTTACCGAGTATTCGGGCCGCCTGCTTGCTTACTTTAACCTTGCCGTTGATATGGAGCTGGTGGTGGGAGCGGCGCTTTTGAGCGCCGTCTTTTTAGGCGGGGCCTGGGGCCTTCACGGAGCGGCGGGACTCGCGCTCTTCCTTATAAAAACGCTTGCCGTCACTTTTCTGCTCGCTCTCTTAAAAGTGCTTATGGCCCGCATACGCATCGAGCAGATGGTTAATTTCTGCTGGAAGATACTCGCGCCGATGGCCATGGTCCAGATACTTTTTGACATCTTCCTTAAATCCCGTATAGGACAATTACCATGA
- a CDS encoding 4Fe-4S dicluster domain-containing protein — translation MTLKPARMFSEVITHLFKKPYTSRYPFVPAKVTERFRGRIDFDSAKCIGCQLCVRVCPSKAIAIPLSAEQPAPVPAAEGQAPVPARKKFDCIMKLGSCVYCWQCAETCPKQALITTQDFELAQLDPAKLVRHYK, via the coding sequence ATGACACTGAAACCCGCAAGGATGTTCTCCGAAGTTATCACTCATCTTTTTAAAAAACCTTACACAAGCAGGTATCCCTTTGTGCCCGCCAAGGTAACGGAGCGTTTCAGGGGCCGCATAGATTTTGACTCCGCAAAATGCATAGGGTGCCAGCTGTGCGTGCGCGTGTGCCCGTCAAAGGCCATAGCGATCCCGCTTTCCGCCGAGCAGCCGGCTCCGGTCCCGGCGGCGGAGGGACAGGCGCCCGTGCCCGCCAGGAAAAAATTTGACTGCATTATGAAGCTCGGCAGCTGCGTTTATTGCTGGCAGTGCGCCGAGACCTGCCCCAAGCAGGCCCTTATAACCACCCAGGACTTCGAACTGGCCCAACTGGACCCGGCCAAGCTTGTAAGACATTACAAGTAA
- a CDS encoding mechanosensitive ion channel family protein: MSADFLYSGFMQTSFWGNTLYSYAYAVIFFLVILGLLYFLKNVIIGRLKAMAEKTETDLDDLAVELLSKFRWFEYQLLAFYLAVRHLDRNPLFNKALNLILLIVFTYKAIQIIRHLINYWINKVAAQRNLSGTARVSVVNSTQIILNIVVWVAAVLFVLDNLGVNISAVLTGLGIGGVAVALAAQAILGDLFNFFVILLDKPFNIGDFVVSDNISGAIEHIGLKSTRIRSISGEIVVISNSNLLASRIKNFRHLTKRRVAFKTSVAYRTSPERLKRVTALIKETVTAQKEAEFERSNLAALSNFSVDFETIYYINSPDYNLYMTLHERVLLGIMDAFAKEGIEVAYSTPTLSITKEDI; the protein is encoded by the coding sequence ATGAGCGCTGATTTCCTTTATTCCGGATTCATGCAGACCAGTTTCTGGGGCAACACGCTTTATTCTTACGCTTACGCCGTCATATTTTTCCTTGTCATCCTCGGACTCTTATATTTCCTTAAAAATGTGATCATAGGCCGCCTTAAGGCGATGGCCGAAAAGACCGAAACGGACCTGGACGATCTGGCCGTGGAACTGCTTTCCAAATTCCGCTGGTTCGAATACCAGTTGCTGGCTTTTTACCTGGCAGTCCGCCATTTAGACAGGAATCCTCTGTTCAATAAAGCCCTTAATCTGATACTGCTTATCGTTTTCACCTACAAGGCGATACAGATCATTCGTCACCTGATAAATTACTGGATAAATAAAGTGGCGGCTCAAAGGAATCTTTCGGGCACGGCAAGAGTTTCAGTAGTGAACAGCACGCAGATAATCCTGAATATCGTGGTATGGGTGGCAGCGGTCCTTTTCGTGCTTGATAACCTTGGGGTGAATATTTCAGCCGTGCTGACGGGGCTGGGCATCGGCGGCGTTGCGGTGGCTTTGGCCGCGCAGGCCATACTGGGCGACCTCTTCAACTTTTTCGTCATTTTGCTTGACAAGCCCTTTAATATCGGCGATTTCGTGGTCTCGGACAATATTTCAGGCGCCATAGAGCATATCGGGCTTAAATCCACCCGTATACGCAGCATAAGCGGCGAAATAGTGGTGATCTCAAATTCAAATCTTCTGGCCTCGCGGATAAAAAACTTCAGGCATCTGACCAAACGGCGTGTGGCTTTCAAAACCAGCGTGGCTTACCGGACATCGCCGGAACGTTTAAAGCGGGTGACCGCCCTTATAAAAGAAACCGTGACCGCGCAAAAAGAGGCGGAATTTGAGCGTTCCAATCTTGCGGCTTTGAGTAATTTCTCGGTGGATTTTGAAACGATTTATTATATCAACAGCCCCGATTATAACCTGTATATGACCTTGCATGAACGGGTATTGCTTGGAATTATGGACGCTTTCGCGAAAGAAGGGATAGAAGTCGCCTATTCTACCCCCACCCTTTCTATAACTAAGGAGGACATATGA
- a CDS encoding peptidyl-prolyl cis-trans isomerase gives MKKTLFFTMLLAGFTATDIAIGPWQASGTAAAWAAGPKALVTVNGKAITADELTKRLWWQHAAQGLTDLVDERLLLDEAARLGVKTDEKEADKKLEALRANYKNKEEFQKSLKSVNWSEQDLKNLLQNQILLRNTVLAARKIAVTDEDAKSFYTKNKERFNTPESARLLQIFVTTKAEAEDAYMALAAGADFAKLSSLKSTDANLKKNGGSLGFIAKGMLQPELEKEVFALKPGEYTKPLATGTGYSILKLEELKPPQEVSYETAKEDIKAALVNQALSQEMPKLIAELRAKAKLEVAK, from the coding sequence ATGAAAAAAACACTGTTCTTTACCATGTTGTTAGCGGGCTTCACAGCCACGGACATCGCCATAGGCCCGTGGCAGGCCAGTGGCACAGCCGCCGCCTGGGCGGCCGGGCCCAAGGCCCTGGTCACAGTAAACGGCAAGGCCATAACCGCCGACGAGCTTACAAAGCGCCTTTGGTGGCAGCATGCCGCCCAGGGTCTCACCGACCTGGTGGACGAGCGCCTGTTGCTGGACGAGGCCGCGCGCCTGGGAGTGAAAACGGATGAAAAGGAAGCGGATAAAAAGCTTGAGGCTCTGCGCGCTAATTACAAGAACAAGGAGGAATTTCAAAAAAGCCTCAAGTCCGTGAACTGGAGCGAGCAGGACCTGAAAAACCTTTTACAAAACCAGATCCTCCTCAGGAACACCGTGCTTGCGGCGAGGAAAATAGCGGTAACGGATGAAGACGCCAAAAGCTTCTACACTAAGAATAAGGAGCGCTTCAATACGCCCGAATCCGCCAGACTCCTTCAGATATTCGTTACTACTAAGGCCGAAGCCGAGGACGCCTACATGGCGCTCGCGGCCGGGGCTGATTTTGCCAAGCTCTCAAGCCTTAAATCCACGGACGCGAACCTTAAGAAAAACGGCGGGAGCCTGGGCTTCATCGCGAAAGGCATGCTGCAGCCGGAACTTGAAAAAGAGGTTTTCGCGTTAAAGCCGGGCGAATATACCAAACCCCTGGCAACCGGCACCGGATACAGCATACTGAAGCTGGAAGAGTTAAAACCCCCGCAGGAAGTAAGCTATGAAACCGCCAAGGAAGACATAAAGGCGGCCCTCGTAAACCAGGCTTTATCACAGGAAATGCCGAAGTTGATAGCCGAACTGCGCGCAAAGGCAAAATTGGAAGTAGCCAAGTAG